From the Martelella mediterranea DSM 17316 genome, one window contains:
- a CDS encoding Crp/Fnr family transcriptional regulator codes for MAESVARLFEEFGDSHQFLNGMTAEQKQQLMTMSSVRTLANRQVIATLDAPADGIYFIVRGSIRLENIGENGDRFLSGDLLAGDVFGFLSVIDGQSPDHFASSHGESTTIFVPAGQFRNFIYSDIGLTRAMLEIVCRRLRMSLITLNRFAPGSLTTRVARCLLTYVDQRGFRSEKPGRTQIVINQYDIAAMLSVSRQSVHRVLKDLEASGILVIGYNAIDITDMQKLRALH; via the coding sequence ATGGCAGAGAGTGTTGCCCGGCTTTTCGAGGAATTCGGCGATTCGCACCAGTTTCTGAACGGCATGACCGCCGAACAGAAACAGCAGCTCATGACGATGTCCTCGGTGAGAACGCTCGCCAACCGTCAGGTGATCGCCACGCTGGATGCCCCCGCCGACGGGATTTATTTCATCGTGCGCGGTAGCATCAGACTTGAGAACATCGGTGAAAACGGAGACCGGTTTCTGTCGGGGGATTTGCTGGCCGGCGACGTTTTCGGGTTCCTGTCCGTAATTGATGGCCAGTCGCCGGACCACTTCGCCTCCTCTCACGGCGAGAGCACGACGATTTTCGTTCCGGCCGGCCAGTTCCGCAATTTCATCTACTCCGACATCGGACTGACCAGGGCCATGCTGGAGATCGTGTGTCGGCGGCTGCGCATGTCGCTGATAACCCTCAACCGCTTCGCGCCCGGCAGCCTCACCACCCGGGTCGCGCGCTGTCTGTTGACCTATGTCGACCAGCGCGGTTTCCGATCGGAAAAACCGGGGCGAACACAGATCGTGATCAACCAGTACGATATCGCGGCAATGCTCTCCGTTTCCCGGCAAAGCGTCCACCGCGTCCTCAAGGATCTCGAAGCGAGCGGCATACTGGTGATCGGATATAACGCCATCGATATCACCGACATGCAGAAACTGAGAGCGCTTCATTAG
- the trpA gene encoding tryptophan synthase subunit alpha, with protein MARKTYKRENRIDAMFARLRKEKRTAFATFTVGGDPTFEESLARLKTFVEAGIDLIEIGYPFSDPILDGATIQKANRRAMAAGGNLSKTFELCTAFRKEDDTTPLVLMGYANPIIALGYERFAQKAAAAGIDGIIAADLSLREAGDLLKALARHGLYMIPLAAPTLEAKDFAVDQPGLGGFLYCIPVVGPTGGPSASQDAIAEAVERCRRQVRLPVMVGFGVKTPEMAAGVASVADGVIVATALIDAFVALEQEMPLADPAFQSRVAEKLAAFRAAI; from the coding sequence ATGGCGCGCAAGACCTACAAACGCGAAAACCGCATCGACGCCATGTTCGCCCGCCTCAGAAAGGAAAAGCGAACGGCGTTCGCGACCTTCACGGTGGGCGGCGATCCGACCTTCGAGGAAAGCCTCGCCCGGCTGAAGACATTCGTGGAGGCGGGCATCGACCTGATCGAGATCGGCTATCCGTTTTCCGACCCGATCCTGGATGGCGCGACGATCCAGAAGGCGAACCGGCGCGCGATGGCGGCCGGCGGCAACCTTTCGAAGACCTTTGAGCTTTGCACCGCTTTCCGCAAAGAGGACGACACGACGCCGCTGGTGCTGATGGGCTATGCCAACCCGATCATCGCGCTCGGCTATGAGCGGTTCGCGCAAAAGGCGGCTGCGGCCGGGATCGACGGCATCATCGCCGCCGACCTTTCCTTGCGCGAGGCCGGAGACCTGCTGAAGGCGCTCGCCCGGCACGGGCTCTACATGATCCCGCTGGCCGCGCCGACGCTGGAGGCCAAGGACTTCGCCGTGGACCAGCCGGGGCTCGGCGGTTTTCTCTACTGCATACCCGTCGTCGGCCCCACCGGCGGTCCCTCGGCCTCGCAGGACGCGATTGCCGAAGCGGTGGAACGCTGCCGCCGGCAGGTCCGGCTCCCGGTCATGGTCGGCTTCGGCGTCAAGACGCCGGAGATGGCCGCGGGCGTGGCAAGCGTGGCCGACGGCGTTATCGTCGCCACCGCGCTGATCGACGCGTTTGTCGCGCTGGAGCAGGAAATGCCGCTTGCCGATCCGGCCTTTCAGAGCCGGGTTGCCGAAAAATTGGCGGCGTTCCGGGCGGCGATCTGA
- the trpB gene encoding tryptophan synthase subunit beta yields MARMQKREARPGRYGTFGGQFVAPVLLPVLDRLEAAFREAWSDPTFHTELTFLLNRFVGRPTPLFDIPAFPARAGGARIVLKRDDLTFNGGNYANSAVGQCLLAKRMGLSAVVTDTGSGQNGIAAAATAARFGMGCTIYMGTRDAAQQAAAVKKMRLFGAKLEIVDDADRALSAATSAAIRHWMGHSDTDAYLAGAPIGPHPYPEMVAAFQSVIGKETRLQLIEGGIFPAGVFSAVGGGSSTIGLFSSFVDDLAIRLVAVEAAGTGEPGALHAARLSHGQRGIFHGAETLVLSDAEGQILPAASIAPGLAYPGSAPQLADLVHRRRVETVSVTDSEARAAVRRLAETEGVLLCLEAGHALAAAEHVARTMEPHEAVVVMAPSSGDKDIDILWQDD; encoded by the coding sequence ATGGCACGCATGCAAAAGCGGGAAGCGCGCCCGGGCCGCTACGGCACGTTCGGGGGCCAGTTCGTCGCGCCCGTTCTGCTTCCGGTGCTCGACAGGCTGGAGGCGGCGTTCCGCGAGGCCTGGTCGGATCCGACCTTCCACACGGAACTCACTTTCCTGCTCAACCGCTTCGTCGGTCGCCCGACGCCGCTGTTCGATATACCGGCCTTTCCGGCGCGCGCCGGCGGGGCGCGGATCGTGCTCAAGCGCGACGACCTGACCTTCAATGGCGGCAATTACGCCAATTCGGCGGTCGGCCAGTGCCTGCTGGCAAAGCGCATGGGGCTTTCCGCCGTCGTCACCGACACCGGCTCGGGGCAGAATGGCATCGCGGCGGCGGCCACCGCCGCGCGTTTCGGCATGGGCTGCACCATCTATATGGGCACGCGCGATGCCGCGCAGCAGGCGGCGGCGGTGAAGAAGATGCGCCTTTTCGGTGCGAAGCTCGAGATCGTCGACGATGCCGACCGGGCGCTGAGTGCCGCCACCAGCGCCGCGATCCGCCACTGGATGGGCCATTCCGACACCGATGCCTATCTCGCCGGCGCGCCGATCGGCCCGCATCCTTATCCCGAGATGGTCGCGGCCTTCCAGTCGGTGATCGGCAAGGAAACCCGCCTTCAGCTCATCGAGGGCGGCATTTTTCCGGCGGGGGTGTTTTCCGCCGTCGGCGGCGGCTCCTCGACCATCGGCCTGTTCTCGTCCTTCGTCGATGACCTCGCGATCCGGTTGGTCGCAGTGGAAGCGGCGGGCACCGGAGAGCCGGGCGCGCTCCACGCCGCAAGGCTCTCGCATGGCCAGCGCGGCATCTTCCATGGGGCGGAGACGCTGGTTCTCTCCGACGCGGAGGGGCAGATATTGCCGGCCGCCTCGATTGCGCCGGGGCTCGCCTATCCGGGCTCCGCGCCGCAGCTTGCCGATCTCGTCCACCGCCGCCGCGTCGAAACCGTTTCGGTGACGGATAGCGAGGCGCGCGCCGCCGTGCGCCGGCTCGCCGAAACCGAGGGCGTTCTGCTCTGCCTGGAGGCGGGACATGCGCTCGCCGCCGCCGAGCATGTGGCGCGGACCATGGAGCCGCATGAGGCGGTCGTGGTGATGGCGCCCTCCTCGGGCGACAAGGACATCGATATTCTCTGGCAGGATGACTGA
- a CDS encoding ABC transporter permease — translation MTGLVRRYGTLAALVVIIIAFSIASPNAFGSANNLINITQQMTLLAIVAIGATVVMAVGEFDLSTASIVSFGGIFVVVLFKAGVPAPLACIIVLAAASVFGMVSGFVVARFEVLSFIATLAVGTIVGGITFWLSEGATLFGDIPAAFRDIGRGRTLGLPTLTWWLIGIAILAWLILDKFEIGRRLYAIGGNREAARLAGVRIVSNTMFAFVVSAVFSALVGILLTARIGSAGPTGGGGYLLSAYAAVFLGMTAFREGEANVPGTLVGAAIIAVIGNGLTILGVSTFLQDIITGTIILAAVLVRRAGKERG, via the coding sequence ATGACCGGCCTTGTCAGACGTTACGGCACGCTTGCCGCGCTTGTCGTCATCATCATCGCCTTCTCGATCGCGTCTCCAAACGCCTTCGGTTCGGCGAACAACCTGATCAACATCACCCAGCAGATGACCCTGCTCGCCATTGTCGCGATCGGCGCGACCGTGGTCATGGCGGTTGGCGAGTTCGATCTGTCCACCGCCTCGATCGTGTCCTTCGGCGGGATTTTCGTGGTGGTGCTGTTCAAGGCCGGCGTGCCGGCGCCGCTTGCCTGCATCATCGTTCTGGCGGCAGCCTCCGTCTTCGGCATGGTGTCCGGCTTCGTGGTCGCCCGCTTTGAGGTGCTTTCCTTCATCGCCACGCTGGCGGTCGGCACGATTGTCGGCGGCATCACCTTCTGGCTGAGCGAGGGCGCGACGCTTTTCGGCGACATCCCCGCCGCCTTCCGCGATATCGGCCGCGGTCGCACGCTCGGCCTGCCGACATTGACGTGGTGGCTGATCGGAATCGCGATCCTCGCCTGGCTGATCCTCGACAAGTTCGAGATCGGACGGCGGCTTTACGCGATCGGCGGCAATCGCGAGGCAGCAAGGCTTGCGGGCGTGCGGATTGTCTCCAACACCATGTTCGCCTTCGTGGTCTCCGCCGTGTTTTCCGCGCTTGTCGGCATTCTGCTCACCGCGCGCATCGGCTCGGCGGGGCCGACGGGCGGCGGCGGCTATCTGCTGTCGGCCTATGCGGCCGTGTTCCTCGGCATGACCGCGTTTCGCGAGGGCGAGGCCAATGTGCCGGGCACGCTGGTGGGGGCGGCGATCATCGCCGTCATCGGCAACGGGCTCACCATTCTCGGTGTCTCCACCTTCCTGCAGGATATCATCACCGGAACCATCATTCTCGCCGCCGTGCTCGTGCGCCGCGCCGGAAAGGAAAGAGGCTGA
- a CDS encoding sugar ABC transporter ATP-binding protein, with protein sequence MLLSIKGLEKRFSGARALAGADLAVEAGSVHGLLGENGAGKSTLIKTLSGLIVPDAGEIRIDGKPVEIENVRHAEALGFRFIHQELSLVPHFTAVENAFVGRRYPKRGLFIDRRQMAAEIAETARDIAPDLPLDVPAARLTTGQKQLVEIIRALIGEPARLVVMDEPTASLSDGEARRLYRAVARLAERGVAVIFISHRLDEVMEICDRFTVLRNGATAGAGAIGDIDRAGLVRLMSGREEVRLTPAPTMVDAPTVLKVRDLPFGDHGSRVSFDIRAGEILGLYGLVGAGRSSLMKIIWGATSHGAGAISLADKPLRPGRIDDRIKRGGAYVPEDRRHEGLIVSRTIAENLAIANLASVRASSGLPWTSVAALKRRTQEVREALSVKMGSPFAKPLTLSGGNQQKLLFGRWFGRPIRLLILDEPTRGVDVGAKAEIHAVARRFADEGAAVLMTTSDMDELLALSARVLVMAGGEVTAELAGEALTPERIIDAAFQHQSRKDPAA encoded by the coding sequence ATGTTGCTGAGCATCAAGGGGCTTGAAAAGCGCTTCAGCGGCGCGCGGGCGCTTGCCGGCGCAGACCTTGCGGTCGAGGCCGGCTCCGTGCACGGGTTGCTGGGCGAAAACGGCGCCGGAAAGTCGACGCTGATCAAGACGCTTTCCGGCCTGATCGTGCCCGATGCGGGCGAGATCCGTATCGACGGCAAGCCGGTCGAGATCGAGAACGTGCGCCATGCCGAGGCCCTCGGCTTTCGCTTCATCCATCAGGAATTGAGCCTGGTGCCGCATTTCACCGCGGTGGAAAATGCGTTCGTCGGCAGGCGTTACCCCAAACGCGGCTTGTTCATCGACCGCAGGCAAATGGCCGCCGAGATCGCCGAGACCGCGCGCGATATCGCGCCCGACCTGCCGCTCGACGTGCCCGCGGCGCGGCTGACGACCGGCCAGAAACAGCTTGTCGAAATCATCCGGGCGCTGATCGGCGAACCGGCGCGGCTGGTCGTGATGGACGAGCCGACGGCCTCGCTGTCCGATGGTGAGGCGCGCAGGCTCTACCGGGCTGTGGCGCGGCTTGCCGAACGCGGCGTCGCCGTGATCTTCATTTCCCATCGCCTTGATGAGGTGATGGAAATCTGCGACCGGTTCACGGTGCTCAGAAACGGCGCGACCGCCGGGGCAGGGGCCATCGGCGACATCGACCGCGCCGGTCTCGTGCGCCTGATGTCCGGGCGCGAGGAAGTGCGGTTGACCCCGGCGCCGACGATGGTGGATGCGCCGACCGTGCTGAAGGTCCGCGATCTGCCTTTCGGCGACCATGGCTCACGGGTTTCCTTCGACATCCGGGCCGGCGAAATTCTCGGCCTTTACGGGCTTGTCGGCGCGGGGCGCTCGTCGCTGATGAAGATCATCTGGGGCGCGACCTCTCATGGCGCAGGCGCTATCAGCCTTGCGGACAAACCACTTCGCCCCGGCCGGATCGACGACCGGATCAAGCGCGGCGGGGCCTATGTGCCGGAGGATCGCCGCCATGAAGGGCTGATCGTGAGCCGCACGATTGCCGAGAACCTTGCCATCGCCAATCTGGCCTCGGTGCGCGCCTCGTCCGGCCTGCCATGGACCAGCGTTGCCGCGCTGAAGCGGCGCACGCAGGAGGTGCGCGAGGCGCTGTCGGTCAAGATGGGATCGCCCTTCGCCAAGCCACTAACGCTCTCGGGCGGCAATCAGCAGAAGCTTCTCTTCGGCCGATGGTTCGGCCGTCCGATCCGCCTCCTCATCCTGGACGAGCCGACGCGCGGCGTCGATGTCGGCGCCAAGGCGGAAATTCACGCGGTCGCGCGCCGTTTCGCCGATGAGGGCGCGGCGGTGCTGATGACGACCTCGGACATGGACGAGTTGCTGGCGCTGTCCGCCCGCGTTCTCGTGATGGCCGGGGGCGAGGTGACCGCGGAACTTGCTGGCGAGGCGCTCACGCCCGAGCGCATTATCGACGCCGCCTTTCAACATCAATCACGGAAAGACCCCGCTGCATGA
- a CDS encoding sugar ABC transporter substrate-binding protein has product MKMIKSTLAAFALTLAGSTAALATDVTILTPYISSIPTNEMAQSFKAEGEKRGWDVTIIDTRNDFGQLASRMEDTVNAKADAIVLISTDPAQVGDQVAMAAEAGIPVISLDGSKHDNVDVNVTSNNFELGTQLSEALFKALDGKGNIVKFYHSAHPGVHQRELGLDETLKEYPDIKVIADHFVKVPGPVDDGRIAMENILRQYGDQIDGVWAAFDDPGIGAELATESELPDSKLIIMGIDGNEQAVDMIKSCTHFKATFRQDFPGMAAVGAEELENILAGGAPESDEIYVPAVMITPESLGVTCP; this is encoded by the coding sequence ATGAAAATGATCAAGTCCACACTTGCAGCCTTCGCGCTGACGCTTGCCGGCTCCACCGCGGCGCTTGCGACCGACGTCACGATCCTTACGCCCTATATCAGCTCGATCCCGACCAACGAGATGGCGCAGAGCTTCAAGGCGGAAGGCGAAAAGCGCGGCTGGGATGTCACCATCATCGACACCCGCAATGATTTCGGCCAGCTCGCCTCGCGCATGGAAGACACGGTCAACGCCAAGGCCGACGCCATCGTGCTGATCTCGACCGATCCGGCCCAGGTCGGCGACCAGGTCGCCATGGCTGCCGAGGCCGGCATTCCGGTGATCTCGCTCGACGGCTCGAAGCACGACAATGTCGACGTCAATGTTACCTCCAACAATTTCGAGCTCGGCACCCAGCTCTCCGAGGCGCTGTTCAAGGCGCTGGACGGCAAGGGCAATATCGTCAAGTTCTACCATTCTGCTCATCCGGGCGTGCATCAGCGCGAACTCGGACTGGACGAGACGCTGAAGGAATATCCGGACATCAAGGTGATCGCCGATCACTTCGTCAAGGTGCCGGGCCCGGTCGATGACGGCCGCATCGCCATGGAAAACATCCTGCGGCAATATGGCGACCAGATCGACGGCGTCTGGGCCGCCTTCGACGATCCGGGCATCGGCGCGGAACTGGCGACAGAATCGGAACTGCCGGATTCCAAGCTGATCATCATGGGCATTGACGGCAATGAGCAGGCGGTCGACATGATCAAGTCCTGCACCCATTTCAAGGCCACATTCCGTCAGGACTTCCCCGGCATGGCGGCGGTCGGCGCTGAAGAGCTTGAGAATATCCTCGCCGGCGGCGCACCCGAAAGCGATGAGATCTATGTGCCGGCCGTGATGATCACGCCGGAATCGCTGGGCGTGACCTGCCCCTGA
- a CDS encoding xylulokinase, with protein MRDDAYVIGFDIGSTAVKAGLFTLGGAVVDHWSRNYPTERPGPGIVEQDPQHWLDGVRDAIDGLLVGRDPDRVVAVGLCSQVNTDVFVDAAGNPLAPAIVWQDVRAAREAEALDRTISAEDKKAWWGAEMPIGASHALAKMMWFQKHHPDLWEKTRYVLSPKDYCLLRLTGTAVADPIASFGHVGLDLTYIDPLIGRVEGAAERLPPLGFFTDIAGEMQLGSQARRVPVIVGTMDAWGNLFGCGVFRAGQGMYVSGTSEILALAGSRRIGAPGVVTFATVDDLVVNAGPTQSGADSLRWWSRTVGMEPGDVAELAAKADRDGRPILFLPHLEGERAPLWDADIRGSFIGLDSRTGGPEFALAVLEGVALSARQLFNALTEAAGYRPDWLLYGGGGARSDLWSQIRADCLGVALHRFSYNDVGCLGAGIMAAVGVGAFPTIAEAVPAMTSVQTIFEPDPKRARRYDRMFEAYTKAIDALKPIGIIETGDPLR; from the coding sequence ATGCGTGACGATGCCTATGTGATCGGCTTCGATATCGGCTCGACCGCCGTCAAGGCCGGGCTGTTCACGCTCGGCGGCGCGGTTGTCGATCACTGGAGCCGGAACTATCCGACGGAACGGCCCGGCCCGGGCATCGTGGAGCAGGACCCGCAGCATTGGCTCGATGGCGTGCGTGATGCGATTGACGGGCTTCTCGTCGGCCGCGATCCCGATCGCGTGGTCGCCGTCGGGCTTTGCAGCCAGGTCAATACCGATGTGTTCGTGGATGCGGCGGGCAACCCGCTGGCGCCTGCCATCGTCTGGCAGGACGTGCGCGCCGCGCGCGAGGCCGAGGCGCTGGACCGGACGATTTCGGCAGAGGACAAGAAGGCCTGGTGGGGCGCGGAAATGCCGATCGGCGCCAGCCACGCACTTGCCAAGATGATGTGGTTTCAAAAACATCATCCCGATCTCTGGGAGAAGACCCGCTACGTGCTGTCGCCCAAGGATTACTGCCTGCTGCGGCTGACCGGGACGGCGGTTGCCGATCCGATCGCGTCCTTCGGCCATGTCGGCCTCGATCTCACCTATATCGATCCGCTGATCGGCCGCGTCGAGGGCGCCGCCGAACGCCTACCACCGCTCGGCTTCTTCACCGATATCGCCGGCGAGATGCAGCTCGGCAGCCAAGCCCGCCGTGTGCCGGTGATTGTCGGCACCATGGATGCCTGGGGCAATCTGTTCGGCTGCGGCGTGTTCCGCGCAGGCCAGGGCATGTATGTCAGCGGCACCAGCGAAATTCTGGCACTGGCCGGGTCAAGGCGCATCGGCGCGCCGGGCGTCGTCACCTTCGCCACGGTTGATGATCTGGTCGTCAATGCCGGCCCGACCCAGAGCGGCGCGGATTCGCTCAGATGGTGGAGCCGTACGGTCGGCATGGAACCCGGAGACGTTGCCGAACTGGCCGCAAAGGCCGATCGCGACGGCCGGCCGATCCTGTTCCTGCCGCATCTGGAAGGCGAGCGCGCGCCGTTGTGGGATGCCGATATCCGCGGCTCCTTCATCGGCCTCGACAGCCGCACCGGCGGGCCGGAATTCGCGCTCGCGGTGCTGGAGGGCGTCGCGCTCTCGGCCAGGCAGCTTTTCAATGCGCTGACCGAGGCGGCGGGTTATCGTCCCGACTGGCTGCTTTACGGCGGCGGCGGGGCGCGGTCGGATCTATGGAGCCAAATCCGCGCCGATTGCCTCGGCGTGGCCCTCCACCGCTTCTCCTATAATGACGTTGGCTGCCTTGGCGCGGGCATCATGGCCGCCGTCGGCGTCGGCGCGTTTCCGACGATCGCGGAGGCCGTTCCGGCCATGACCTCGGTGCAGACCATCTTCGAGCCCGACCCGAAGCGCGCGCGGCGCTATGATCGCATGTTCGAGGCCTATACCAAGGCAATCGACGCACTGAAACCCATCGGAATCATCGAAACGGGCGACCCGCTCCGCTAA
- a CDS encoding tryptophan synthase subunit alpha, with protein sequence MNAGTEIEETRTRGRALPERPLLSCYFPLGDRQVSPDLLDIYAGEGVDVIEIGMASPDPFLDGPDVRQSMLRADRGRWRTDLDAVLERLAKFQNPPRALLMTYADPAHPGLHEKDLWRGLDSLLVVAEQGDPLAVRLERAAAENNVALSPFVSLPLNDMAMERAQNAGFYIMLQAHAGATGPRETLDTGNADRIAQLRAAGARRPILLGFGISGGRQARQAMELGADGVIVGSQVLRAALTGGDALRVLLRDLRSGLDA encoded by the coding sequence ATGAATGCCGGAACAGAGATCGAGGAAACGAGGACGCGCGGTCGCGCCTTGCCGGAAAGGCCGCTTTTGAGCTGCTACTTCCCGCTGGGGGATCGGCAGGTCTCCCCGGACCTTCTGGACATCTATGCCGGCGAGGGCGTTGACGTGATCGAGATCGGCATGGCCTCGCCCGATCCGTTCCTCGACGGCCCGGATGTGCGCCAGTCAATGCTGCGCGCCGATCGCGGCCGCTGGCGGACGGACCTCGATGCCGTGCTGGAGCGGCTGGCGAAATTCCAAAACCCGCCGCGCGCGCTGCTGATGACCTATGCCGATCCGGCGCATCCCGGACTTCATGAGAAAGACCTCTGGCGCGGCCTCGACAGCCTTCTGGTGGTCGCGGAGCAGGGCGATCCGCTTGCGGTAAGGCTGGAGCGCGCCGCCGCCGAAAATAACGTAGCGCTCTCGCCGTTTGTCTCGCTGCCTTTGAACGATATGGCCATGGAACGCGCGCAAAACGCCGGCTTCTACATCATGTTGCAGGCCCATGCGGGCGCGACTGGCCCGCGCGAAACGCTCGATACCGGCAATGCGGACCGCATCGCGCAATTGCGCGCGGCGGGCGCGCGTCGTCCGATCCTTCTCGGTTTCGGCATTTCCGGCGGCCGGCAGGCGCGCCAGGCGATGGAGCTCGGCGCGGATGGCGTCATCGTCGGCTCGCAGGTGCTGCGCGCGGCGCTAACCGGTGGCGATGCGCTCAGAGTGCTGCTGCGTGATCTGAGGAGCGGCCTCGATGCGTGA
- a CDS encoding AraC family transcriptional regulator, whose protein sequence is MSYRASDPLEAEHYMTRSFCDHRLEVYAGREVGFRHHAVKTACGAFNRLEYGAEIEVSAHGFEEFYMLEMPLSGGVRIDFGKEEINSAPGQALLLSPGPRFRSRWQAATRQWMLQIDRCRLEQRIARLTHRAKAEAPVFDPLIDLQTAHGRRLLEAFRVLAADLSEGGDADDPHREAITDRIIDLILGNIPYLNGQSVVPDRLSATPRHVKRVMDLFHARFGERLSMSAVAWEIGVSERALYGGFQRHYQKTPYEMLTRIRMEEARRLIVQEGLSASDAARRVGMRHLGRFSSAYRVLFDALPSEDSKSRH, encoded by the coding sequence GTGAGCTATCGAGCGAGCGACCCGCTCGAAGCCGAACACTACATGACCCGGTCGTTCTGCGATCATCGCCTCGAGGTCTATGCCGGCCGCGAGGTCGGCTTCCGCCACCATGCCGTGAAGACGGCCTGCGGGGCCTTCAACCGCCTCGAATATGGCGCCGAGATCGAGGTCAGCGCCCATGGCTTCGAGGAATTCTACATGCTGGAAATGCCGCTGAGCGGCGGGGTGCGTATCGACTTCGGCAAGGAGGAGATCAATTCCGCCCCCGGTCAGGCGCTGCTCTTGTCGCCCGGGCCGCGGTTCCGTTCGCGCTGGCAGGCGGCTACCCGGCAATGGATGCTTCAGATCGACCGCTGTCGGCTGGAACAGCGGATCGCACGGCTCACCCATCGCGCCAAGGCCGAGGCGCCGGTGTTCGACCCGCTGATCGATCTGCAAACCGCGCATGGACGGCGTCTCCTGGAGGCGTTTCGGGTGCTGGCGGCCGATCTTTCCGAGGGCGGCGACGCGGACGATCCGCACCGCGAGGCGATCACCGATCGCATCATCGATCTGATTTTGGGCAATATTCCCTATCTGAACGGACAGTCCGTCGTGCCCGACCGCCTGAGCGCCACGCCGCGCCATGTGAAACGGGTGATGGACCTGTTTCACGCACGCTTCGGCGAACGGCTGTCGATGTCGGCGGTGGCCTGGGAGATCGGCGTTTCGGAGCGGGCGCTGTATGGAGGCTTTCAGCGCCACTACCAGAAGACTCCCTATGAAATGCTGACCCGGATTCGCATGGAGGAAGCCCGGCGGCTGATCGTCCAGGAGGGGCTGTCGGCCAGCGATGCCGCCCGCCGCGTCGGCATGCGCCATCTCGGCCGCTTCTCCTCCGCCTATCGCGTCCTGTTCGACGCCCTACCGTCCGAGGACAGCAAGAGCCGGCACTGA
- a CDS encoding styrene monooxygenase/indole monooxygenase family protein, which yields MTKHFTIVGGGQSGLQLGIGLLKAGHAVRIVQNRTGEEIEKGKVLSSQCMFDAALQNERDLGINFWEAECPTVDSINFTVPAPDAPGVKAIDWNGKLDSYAQSVDQRLKIPRWMKEFTRLGGDMVIHDASLDDLETYAKESDLVIVAAGKGDIARMFERDAERSPYDRPQRALALTYVTGMAPRPDHSAVSFNLIPTVGEYFTFPALTTTGPCDIMVFEGIPGGPMDCWKGVVSPEDHLAKSKWILDTFLPWEAERNTDMALTDDNGILAGAFPPTVRKPVGRLPSGAIVLGMADAVCLNDPITGQGSNNASKAAKCYLDAILAHGDKAFDEAFMVATFEAYWAYAQFVVGWTNALLAPPPPHVLNIMGSAQAYPELAKRIANGFNDPRDFFPWFAVPEEADTYLTRLAA from the coding sequence ATGACGAAACATTTCACCATTGTCGGCGGCGGCCAGTCCGGCCTCCAGCTCGGCATCGGCCTTCTGAAGGCTGGCCACGCAGTGCGCATCGTGCAGAACCGCACCGGCGAGGAGATCGAAAAGGGCAAGGTCCTTTCCAGCCAGTGCATGTTTGATGCAGCACTCCAGAACGAGCGCGATCTCGGCATCAATTTCTGGGAGGCCGAATGCCCGACAGTCGATTCCATAAACTTCACCGTGCCCGCGCCGGATGCGCCGGGCGTGAAGGCGATCGACTGGAACGGCAAGCTCGACAGCTATGCCCAGAGCGTCGACCAACGGCTTAAAATCCCGCGCTGGATGAAGGAATTCACCCGCCTCGGCGGCGACATGGTCATTCATGACGCAAGTCTCGATGATCTCGAAACCTATGCGAAGGAAAGCGATCTCGTGATCGTCGCCGCCGGCAAGGGCGACATCGCCAGGATGTTCGAGCGCGATGCCGAGCGATCGCCGTATGACAGGCCGCAGCGCGCGCTGGCGCTGACCTATGTGACCGGCATGGCCCCGCGCCCCGATCATTCGGCGGTCAGCTTCAACCTCATCCCCACGGTCGGCGAATATTTCACCTTCCCGGCGCTGACGACCACGGGCCCGTGCGACATCATGGTGTTCGAGGGCATTCCCGGCGGGCCGATGGATTGCTGGAAGGGCGTGGTGTCGCCGGAGGATCATCTGGCGAAGTCGAAATGGATTCTCGACACCTTCCTGCCATGGGAAGCCGAGCGCAACACGGATATGGCGCTCACCGACGACAACGGCATTCTCGCCGGCGCGTTTCCGCCCACGGTGCGCAAGCCGGTCGGGCGTCTGCCGTCCGGAGCGATCGTGCTTGGTATGGCCGATGCCGTCTGCCTCAACGATCCGATCACGGGGCAGGGGTCGAACAATGCCTCCAAGGCGGCGAAATGCTATCTCGACGCGATCCTCGCCCATGGCGACAAGGCCTTCGACGAGGCCTTCATGGTCGCCACCTTCGAGGCTTATTGGGCCTACGCGCAGTTCGTGGTCGGCTGGACCAACGCGCTTCTCGCCCCGCCGCCGCCCCATGTGCTCAACATCATGGGCTCGGCCCAGGCCTATCCTGAACTGGCAAAACGCATCGCCAACGGCTTCAACGATCCGCGCGACTTCTTCCCGTGGTTCGCGGTTCCCGAAGAGGCGGACACCTATCTGACAAGGCTCGCGGCATAA